One genomic region from Leptolyngbyaceae cyanobacterium JSC-12 encodes:
- a CDS encoding cell division septal protein (IMG reference gene:2510096563~PFAM: POTRA domain, FtsQ-type) → MTGNISPISQADLAQRRQRLRRQRRVRFLQAAWRLLAIGGLAGGLVWVTTLPIWLIREPGQVKVEGNHFLPEQAVRSLMPITYPQSLLRLEPQAIAQQLKAKAPISDVVVSRRLFPPGLTVRIQERLPVAVTLLTPADAQLLTQRPLKDRASANRIGLLDESGVAIPYENYALLGPSVKLPNLRVLGNQEHYRPHWTKLYQEVSRSPIKITEIDFQNPANLVLKTELGIVHLGGYSSRFPEQVKTLDRMRKLPHQINLNQIAYIDLRNPASPMVQIHGSKEVTKANSP, encoded by the coding sequence ATGACTGGGAACATTTCACCAATCTCACAGGCAGACCTCGCACAAAGGCGACAGCGGTTACGTCGTCAACGGCGGGTCAGGTTTCTTCAGGCTGCCTGGAGGCTACTGGCTATTGGTGGATTAGCAGGCGGGTTGGTTTGGGTTACCACGTTGCCAATTTGGCTGATTCGCGAGCCTGGACAGGTCAAGGTTGAAGGAAATCATTTTCTTCCTGAGCAAGCGGTGCGATCGCTGATGCCGATCACTTATCCCCAATCTTTATTGCGGTTAGAACCCCAAGCGATCGCGCAACAACTCAAAGCCAAAGCTCCCATCTCCGACGTTGTAGTTAGTCGGCGCTTGTTTCCACCTGGTTTAACGGTTCGCATCCAAGAACGACTTCCAGTGGCAGTTACCCTGTTGACTCCTGCCGATGCACAGTTGCTTACCCAACGACCTCTTAAAGATCGAGCCAGTGCTAACCGCATTGGTTTACTCGACGAAAGCGGGGTTGCCATCCCTTACGAGAACTATGCCCTGCTAGGACCCTCCGTGAAGCTGCCTAATCTTAGAGTTTTGGGCAATCAGGAGCATTATCGCCCTCATTGGACTAAGCTGTACCAGGAAGTGAGTCGCAGTCCTATTAAAATTACTGAGATTGATTTTCAAAATCCTGCTAACCTTGTGCTGAAAACTGAGTTAGGAATTGTTCATTTAGGTGGATATAGTTCTCGCTTTCCCGAACAAGTGAAAACCCTGGATCGGATGCGAAAACTTCCTCATCAGATTAATTTGAATCAGATCGCTTACATCGATTTGAGAAATCCAGCCTCCCCAATGGTTCAGATTCATGGTTCAAAGGAGGTTACAAAAGCAAACTCTCCCTGA
- a CDS encoding phosphomethylpyrimidine kinase (IMG reference gene:2510096560~PFAM: Phosphomethylpyrimidine kinase~TIGRFAM: phosphomethylpyrimidine kinase): MSSSLPIPVALTIAGSDSGGGAGIQSDLRTFAFHKVHGTSALTCVTAQNTLGVTRVDALPPEAVAAQIEAVVTDIGVQAAKTGMLLNAEIMTVVAAQVTALELQNLVVDPVMVSRTGARLIADEAIATLRTFLIPQATVLTPNRYEAQILASMDIHSLEDMQVAAQRIYQLGAKAVLVKGGGMQGILRGVDVWFDGQQLEVLQTEVVETPHTHGTGCTLSAAIAANLALGADPLSATRSAKNYVTTALKYALAIGHGQGPVGHFFPLLQSEFVNESL; encoded by the coding sequence ATGTCCAGTTCTCTTCCCATCCCTGTTGCCTTGACGATCGCGGGTTCTGATAGCGGCGGTGGCGCAGGCATTCAGTCCGATTTGCGAACGTTTGCGTTTCATAAGGTGCATGGCACCAGCGCACTCACTTGTGTAACAGCCCAAAATACGCTGGGTGTAACCCGAGTGGATGCATTGCCACCAGAGGCAGTTGCAGCTCAGATAGAAGCCGTTGTGACAGATATTGGGGTGCAGGCAGCAAAGACGGGAATGCTATTAAATGCGGAGATTATGACCGTTGTAGCAGCACAAGTCACAGCCCTGGAACTACAAAATCTGGTTGTTGATCCGGTGATGGTTTCGCGCACGGGAGCACGATTGATTGCGGATGAGGCGATCGCCACTCTGCGAACATTTCTGATTCCACAGGCAACCGTGCTGACGCCAAATCGCTACGAAGCTCAAATTTTGGCAAGTATGGACATTCATTCTCTCGAAGACATGCAAGTAGCAGCACAGCGGATTTATCAATTGGGGGCAAAAGCGGTGCTGGTAAAAGGGGGCGGAATGCAGGGAATACTGAGAGGTGTGGATGTGTGGTTTGATGGTCAGCAATTAGAAGTGTTGCAAACGGAGGTTGTGGAAACGCCCCATACCCACGGCACAGGCTGTACCCTTTCAGCGGCGATCGCAGCAAACCTGGCTCTAGGAGCTGATCCCCTATCAGCCACTCGCTCAGCAAAGAATTATGTAACAACCGCACTGAAGTATGCTTTGGCGATTGGGCATGGACAGGGACCTGTGGGGCATTTCTTCCCGCTGTTGCAATCGGAATTCGTTAATGAATCTCTGTGA
- a CDS encoding putative Zn-dependent hydrolase of beta-lactamase fold (IMG reference gene:2510096561) translates to MMKLTWIDLNSWMFQLGGKTVLVDPWLVDPLVFYGQPWLFMAYHKVPPAVTPETLPKIDLILLSQGVDDHCHVPTLKQIDRAIPVIASPTAAKVVHKLGFQQVTALSHWQEITIDQLTVQAVLGAEIQPGQVENGVLLTDRTTGKRLYYEPHSFPVQEAQRIGQVDVAIAPVIGQIFPLLGQVIMGPEQAMELVETLHPRVFLPTTRGDIRASGILPMLIKSVGSVEEFRDRLSTSQAETQLLVPNPGEPVEVH, encoded by the coding sequence ATGATGAAACTCACCTGGATCGACCTTAATAGTTGGATGTTCCAGCTTGGTGGAAAAACCGTTTTGGTTGACCCGTGGTTGGTAGATCCACTGGTGTTTTATGGTCAGCCCTGGTTATTCATGGCGTATCACAAGGTTCCGCCAGCGGTTACGCCTGAGACCCTTCCCAAGATTGATCTGATTTTATTGTCGCAAGGGGTTGATGATCATTGTCATGTACCGACCTTGAAGCAGATCGATCGCGCTATCCCAGTTATTGCATCACCTACGGCTGCCAAAGTTGTGCATAAGCTGGGTTTTCAGCAAGTTACTGCCTTATCCCATTGGCAAGAAATCACGATTGACCAGCTAACGGTGCAAGCAGTATTAGGTGCCGAAATTCAGCCAGGACAGGTAGAGAATGGGGTCTTACTTACGGATCGCACCACAGGCAAAAGGCTATATTACGAACCGCATTCATTCCCGGTTCAGGAAGCTCAAAGAATTGGGCAGGTTGATGTGGCGATCGCACCCGTAATTGGGCAAATTTTTCCATTGCTAGGGCAAGTCATCATGGGTCCAGAGCAGGCGATGGAATTGGTAGAAACCTTACATCCCAGAGTATTTTTACCAACAACACGGGGAGATATTCGTGCCAGCGGAATCCTGCCGATGCTGATTAAATCAGTTGGTAGTGTAGAAGAGTTTCGCGATCGCCTGTCCACATCCCAGGCTGAAACTCAGTTACTTGTTCCTAACCCTGGTGAACCTGTAGAAGTTCATTAG
- a CDS encoding hypothetical protein (IMG reference gene:2510096564) → MPASAQRLALDLSPIPSQQLILKRSGLDSSAIPSEKVSQFVHACLQVVTLIERREGDLQAAETEAESTQIEQEIEAEALAIIEKAGLTRQEYLQLLGLANTDPEFGERVAVQLQETSS, encoded by the coding sequence ATGCCCGCCTCTGCTCAAAGGCTAGCTCTTGATCTCAGCCCCATTCCTTCTCAACAGTTGATTCTGAAACGCTCGGGTCTGGACTCTAGCGCTATTCCTTCTGAGAAGGTGAGTCAGTTTGTGCATGCTTGTTTACAGGTTGTCACTTTAATTGAACGTCGCGAAGGGGATCTGCAAGCCGCGGAAACAGAAGCAGAATCTACCCAGATTGAGCAAGAAATAGAAGCTGAAGCCCTGGCAATTATTGAGAAAGCGGGCTTAACACGCCAGGAATATTTGCAGTTGTTGGGCTTGGCCAATACAGATCCAGAGTTTGGGGAGCGGGTTGCGGTACAACTCCAAGAAACGTCCAGTTAA
- a CDS encoding cell division protein FtsZ (IMG reference gene:2510096562~PFAM: Tubulin/FtsZ family, GTPase domain; FtsZ family, C-terminal domain~TIGRFAM: cell division protein FtsZ), with translation MTLNNGLGNAHENSNPDGHSNSTLATDSSNNSFDKHPAMNQPINAMERHEEDVRSSNIVPGSVAKIKVIGVGGGGGNAVNRMIASDVTGVEFWSINTDAQALEGSDAPKRLQVGQKLTRGLGAGGNPAIGQKAAEESRDEIATALEGADLVFITAGMGGGTGTGAAPIVAEVAKELGALTVGIVTRPFTFEGRRRASQAAEGIEALQSRVDTLIMIPNDKLLSVISEQTPVQEAFRAADDILRQGVQGISDIITIRGLVNVDFADVRAVMADAGSALMGIGVGTGKSRAREAAVASISSPLLESSIDGARGVVFNITGGTDLTLHEVNAAAEIIYEVVDPNANIIFGAVIDERLQGELRITVIATGFSGEVQPQPQQITKPSALKRPPATSTGTISPPQSPARPRGDVLDIPDFLRNRRPPR, from the coding sequence ATGACACTTAATAACGGCTTAGGAAATGCTCACGAAAACTCTAACCCAGACGGACATTCAAACTCCACCCTGGCAACAGACTCCTCTAATAATTCGTTCGATAAACACCCTGCTATGAATCAACCCATCAATGCAATGGAACGACATGAGGAAGACGTTAGGAGTAGTAATATCGTGCCAGGCAGTGTAGCGAAGATTAAAGTAATTGGTGTTGGCGGCGGCGGTGGTAATGCTGTTAATCGTATGATTGCCAGCGATGTCACTGGTGTGGAGTTTTGGTCGATTAACACTGACGCTCAGGCTTTAGAAGGTTCGGATGCGCCAAAGCGTTTGCAGGTGGGGCAGAAGTTAACTCGTGGGTTAGGTGCAGGCGGCAATCCAGCGATCGGGCAAAAAGCAGCAGAAGAATCGCGGGATGAGATTGCCACTGCTTTAGAAGGCGCAGACCTCGTTTTTATTACAGCTGGTATGGGGGGTGGCACGGGCACAGGGGCGGCGCCAATTGTGGCGGAGGTTGCCAAGGAGTTAGGCGCTCTCACGGTTGGGATTGTGACCCGTCCATTTACCTTTGAGGGACGGCGGCGGGCTAGCCAGGCAGCAGAAGGAATTGAAGCACTGCAAAGCCGGGTCGATACGCTGATTATGATCCCTAATGACAAATTGTTGTCGGTCATCTCAGAACAAACTCCTGTTCAGGAAGCGTTCCGAGCTGCGGATGATATTTTGCGGCAGGGGGTCCAGGGCATCTCGGATATCATCACAATTCGGGGATTGGTGAATGTGGACTTTGCCGATGTTCGGGCTGTGATGGCGGATGCTGGTTCAGCATTAATGGGGATTGGGGTTGGCACTGGCAAATCTCGCGCTAGAGAGGCAGCAGTTGCATCTATTTCATCGCCTTTACTGGAGTCTTCAATTGACGGAGCCAGAGGAGTAGTCTTCAACATCACAGGTGGAACTGACCTGACTCTGCATGAAGTCAATGCTGCTGCCGAAATTATCTATGAAGTCGTTGATCCTAATGCCAATATCATTTTTGGTGCAGTAATTGATGAGCGCCTCCAGGGTGAACTTCGGATTACGGTGATTGCAACAGGCTTTAGTGGGGAGGTGCAACCGCAGCCACAACAAATTACAAAGCCTTCAGCACTCAAGCGTCCACCTGCTACAAGTACTGGAACTATATCACCACCTCAGTCTCCGGCGCGGCCCAGAGGTGATGTGTTAGATATTCCAGATTTTCTCCGGAATCGCCGTCCTCCTCGCTAA